The proteins below are encoded in one region of Bacteroidales bacterium:
- a CDS encoding cation:proton antiporter subunit C, with the protein MNEFLTISIYGTAVALMLIGLYAALAKKNLLKIVIGLSIVDSGLHLLFVAIGYVNNGTAPIFSPEVLGSTQAMVDPVPQALVLTAIVIGFAVTAVALSLVIRLYRHHNTAAIDEIKNLRW; encoded by the coding sequence ATGAACGAATTTTTAACGATAAGTATTTACGGAACAGCAGTAGCTCTGATGTTAATCGGACTCTACGCTGCTCTAGCTAAGAAAAATCTACTTAAGATCGTTATCGGTCTTTCGATAGTAGATTCTGGTCTTCACCTACTTTTTGTAGCTATAGGATATGTTAATAACGGAACAGCTCCTATTTTTTCACCGGAAGTTTTGGGCTCTACTCAAGCTATGGTCGATCCTGTTCCTCAAGCATTAGTGCTTACGGCTATTGTTATTGGTTTTGCTGTAACCGCCGTAGCTCTCTCGTTGGTTATCCGATTATACAGACATCATAATACTGCAGCTATTGACGAAATAAAGAATTTAAGATGGTAA
- a CDS encoding Na(+)/H(+) antiporter subunit B: MIKRIIVFLILATIGYFLVGVVSQIPFGEDRNNVGDYYIEKTPSELKVSNAVTAIVVNYRGFDTLGEVTVLFLAATGLSSIMYRRRRKGEKQIRAKLPSSRIVQIGSQILFPLIVLLGAYVFIHGHLSPGGGFQGGAIIATATLLMLISYRKFKVNHNVISWIESIAGVVFATVGFVGLILGMTFLENFLPTGELNDLLSGGIIGIIYVAVGFKVASELAGVIDTVLLNNRPEAKNEN, translated from the coding sequence ATGATTAAAAGAATTATAGTATTTCTCATTTTAGCTACTATCGGTTATTTTCTTGTAGGTGTTGTTTCTCAAATTCCATTTGGAGAAGATCGTAATAACGTTGGCGATTATTACATTGAAAAAACTCCGTCTGAACTTAAAGTGTCGAATGCGGTTACAGCTATTGTAGTTAACTATCGGGGTTTTGATACTTTGGGCGAAGTAACAGTATTATTTTTGGCTGCTACCGGCTTGTCAAGTATTATGTATCGTCGTCGTCGAAAAGGCGAAAAACAAATACGCGCCAAATTACCTTCAAGTCGCATTGTTCAGATAGGAAGCCAAATATTATTTCCTTTAATTGTTCTTTTGGGAGCTTATGTTTTTATTCACGGACACCTTTCACCAGGTGGAGGATTTCAAGGAGGAGCAATAATAGCAACGGCTACCTTGTTAATGTTAATTTCATATAGAAAATTTAAAGTTAATCATAATGTCATTAGCTGGATAGAATCTATAGCAGGAGTTGTTTTTGCTACTGTTGGTTTTGTAGGACTTATTCTTGGTATGACTTTTCTTGAAAACTTTTTGCCTACCGGCGAATTAAACGATTTATTGAGTGGAGGTATCATCGGAATTATTTATGTAGCTGTTGGATTTAAAGTAGCTTCAGAACTTGCTGGTGTTATCGATACCGTATTGTTAAACAATCGGCCTGAGGCCAAAAATGAAAATTAA
- a CDS encoding DUF4040 domain-containing protein, which translates to MNWLVIPVFALVILTIGSAIYAVISKNLLYAVVATGLVSLGLSLFFFILQAPDVALTEAAIGVALTTIIFIITIRNTTDKERCCDKKTSYVEMKKGDDK; encoded by the coding sequence ATGAATTGGTTAGTAATTCCTGTTTTTGCTTTAGTTATTTTAACTATAGGATCAGCAATTTATGCGGTAATCTCTAAAAACTTACTTTATGCCGTTGTTGCTACCGGTCTTGTTAGTTTGGGTCTTTCGTTATTCTTTTTTATTCTGCAAGCACCCGATGTTGCACTTACCGAAGCTGCTATTGGAGTGGCTTTAACAACTATCATTTTTATTATTACTATTCGTAATACTACCGATAAGGAAAGATGTTGCGACAAAAAAACATCTTATGTTGAGATGAAGAAAGGAGATGATAAATGA
- a CDS encoding Na+/H+ antiporter subunit G has protein sequence MENIFTYIGYFFVSIGAVFLFLGALGIFRMPDIYTRIQAGTKASTLGAMSLIFGVAFLEPDWWIKLVLMILFIAFSNPLSSHAIARGSYKDKLKPISKEHIDAYEEVVEKMEESK, from the coding sequence ATGGAAAATATTTTTACTTACATAGGCTATTTCTTTGTTAGTATCGGAGCTGTCTTTTTGTTTTTGGGAGCTTTAGGTATTTTTCGTATGCCCGACATCTATACTAGGATCCAAGCCGGAACAAAAGCTTCTACTTTAGGTGCTATGAGCTTAATTTTTGGAGTCGCTTTTTTAGAACCTGATTGGTGGATAAAATTGGTATTAATGATTTTGTTTATTGCCTTTTCTAATCCGCTTAGCTCGCATGCAATTGCTAGAGGAAGCTATAAAGATAAACTTAAACCCATTTCTAAAGAGCATATTGATGCCTACGAAGAAGTGGTAGAAAAAATGGAGGAATCAAAATGA
- a CDS encoding Na+/H+ antiporter subunit E translates to MKNTSSKWSRFLYTWLLLMVVWYAFTVSFATAEIVTGLIVTGIISALNFTSFSHYGFRLFHPRRIMYLLQYSWVFLIALIKANFQVAKIVINPKLPVNPGIVKFKSSLKSDFAKMVLANSITLTPGTLTVDLIEDEFYIHWLKMTTKDEAGVYEAIAADFEKILIKIFDK, encoded by the coding sequence ATGAAAAATACTTCTTCAAAATGGAGCCGGTTTTTATATACCTGGCTATTGTTAATGGTGGTTTGGTATGCCTTTACTGTTAGTTTTGCAACTGCCGAAATTGTTACGGGACTTATAGTAACGGGAATAATATCTGCATTAAATTTTACTTCTTTTTCCCATTATGGCTTTCGTCTTTTTCATCCCCGTAGAATAATGTATTTGCTTCAATATTCTTGGGTGTTCTTAATTGCTCTTATAAAGGCTAATTTTCAAGTTGCTAAAATTGTAATCAATCCTAAATTACCTGTTAATCCGGGGATAGTTAAATTTAAGTCGAGCTTAAAATCCGATTTTGCCAAAATGGTTTTAGCAAACAGTATTACTCTCACTCCCGGAACGCTTACCGTTGATTTAATTGAAGATGAATTTTATATTCATTGGTTAAAAATGACAACAAAAGATGAAGCAGGTGTTTATGAAGCAATAGCTGCTGATTTCGAGAAAATTTTAATTAAAATATTTGATAAATAG
- a CDS encoding response regulator, with protein sequence MSNPLSLNAIFSLIIKHSNQFIILSNEEGKILFVNEMFEKISGYSFREGDTLRDIPFEKLISKEDKESISLLYKASLLGKKKNFSFNIKKQDVNGKVIWYHLTNKVIKTESGDYYFLHLGEDISLQKITEEKLIKDKAKAEENDRLKSAFLANMSHEIRTPMNTIIGFTKLLAESEDAEEKEQFAEIVKTSGAHLLTLINDIIDISKIEAGFQDIKLVSTNINEILIDLQKLYKHDKRLVSKALDLELEQGLPYLNADILTDETRLRQVVSNLIDNAIKFTESGKITFGYKLISETYNDGTPKLLFFVNDMGIGISKEDQKLIFERFHQVDGKGKKMGTGLGLTIVKTLVKKLGGDIWVESVLGKGSSFYFTLPYLQRKQEKEGVTIKENKKIPNFENKVILIAEDIASNYQYLEALLRKTKAELIWVKNGKDAVKEVLTERKIDLILMDLRMPVMNGYNATKQIKLLNPKLPVLAVTAYAIDGDMEKAFDFGCDEYITKPIIKAELFQKIKMFLS encoded by the coding sequence ATGTCGAACCCACTTTCGTTAAACGCTATATTTTCACTAATTATCAAGCATTCTAATCAATTTATTATTTTAAGCAACGAAGAAGGCAAAATCCTTTTTGTTAATGAAATGTTTGAGAAAATTAGTGGTTATTCTTTTCGTGAAGGAGATACCCTCAGAGATATTCCTTTTGAAAAACTTATAAGTAAAGAAGATAAAGAATCTATTTCCTTACTTTATAAAGCAAGCTTATTAGGGAAGAAAAAGAATTTCAGTTTTAATATTAAAAAACAAGATGTAAACGGAAAAGTTATTTGGTATCATTTAACGAATAAAGTAATAAAAACTGAATCGGGGGACTACTATTTTCTCCATTTAGGTGAGGATATCAGTTTACAAAAGATAACAGAAGAAAAGCTTATTAAAGATAAGGCAAAAGCAGAAGAAAACGACAGGCTTAAATCGGCATTCTTAGCTAATATGAGTCACGAAATTCGTACTCCTATGAATACTATTATTGGGTTTACTAAATTACTTGCCGAATCGGAAGATGCAGAAGAAAAAGAGCAATTTGCCGAAATAGTAAAAACAAGTGGAGCTCATTTATTAACTCTTATTAATGATATAATAGATATTTCTAAAATAGAAGCCGGTTTTCAGGATATAAAATTGGTATCCACCAATATTAATGAAATTTTAATAGACCTGCAGAAACTTTATAAACACGATAAACGATTAGTTTCTAAAGCTTTGGATTTAGAGTTAGAACAGGGGTTACCCTATCTTAATGCAGATATTTTAACCGACGAAACACGCCTTCGTCAAGTAGTATCTAACCTTATTGATAATGCGATTAAATTTACAGAAAGTGGTAAAATAACTTTTGGATATAAGCTTATTTCTGAAACTTATAATGATGGAACACCTAAGTTGTTGTTTTTTGTGAATGATATGGGAATAGGTATTTCCAAAGAAGATCAAAAACTGATTTTTGAACGTTTTCATCAGGTAGATGGCAAAGGTAAAAAGATGGGTACAGGTCTAGGTTTGACAATTGTAAAAACCCTTGTAAAAAAATTAGGTGGCGATATTTGGGTAGAATCAGTTTTAGGAAAGGGGAGTAGTTTTTACTTTACCCTTCCTTACCTCCAAAGAAAGCAGGAAAAAGAAGGAGTTACGATAAAAGAAAACAAAAAAATTCCCAATTTTGAGAATAAGGTTATACTGATTGCAGAAGATATCGCATCAAACTACCAATATTTAGAAGCTCTTTTACGTAAAACAAAAGCAGAGCTTATTTGGGTAAAAAACGGTAAAGACGCTGTCAAAGAAGTGCTTACGGAGCGTAAGATTGATTTGATATTGATGGATCTTAGAATGCCGGTTATGAATGGTTATAATGCAACTAAGCAAATAAAACTATTAAATCCAAAACTTCCTGTTTTAGCTGTTACCGCTTATGCTATAGATGGCGATATGGAAAAAGCCTTCGATTTTGGTTGCGATGAGTATATTACAAAACCTATAATAAAAGCCGAGTTATTTCAGAAGATTAAGATGTTTTTAAGCTGA
- a CDS encoding YicC family protein, which yields MIKSMTGYGKAIVSLPNKSIVIEIKALNSKYFDFVSRIPSLYKEKEPIIRTLLNGILERGKIELSMLTENKSGDTSVKVDQAAADAYLKQVKELQNKLNLPDDPNLLSTLLKMPDVLSSPMEDLDEEEWLAIEIGLKQAAVKLDAFRISEGDVLLKDFSKRIELIREYSEAVVPFEEPRIELLRTRFKKNLYSLAEESTFDTNRFEQELIYYIEKLDITEEKVRLARHLDYFIETLNDGGTNGKKLNFIAQEIGREVNTIGSKANSADIQKLVVMMKDELEKIKEQLSNIL from the coding sequence ATGATTAAATCAATGACGGGTTACGGAAAAGCAATCGTAAGCTTACCCAACAAAAGTATAGTAATAGAAATAAAAGCTCTAAACAGTAAATATTTCGATTTCGTTTCCCGTATACCGTCTCTTTATAAAGAAAAAGAGCCTATTATTAGAACTTTACTTAATGGGATATTAGAAAGAGGGAAAATTGAGCTGAGTATGCTTACCGAAAACAAAAGTGGAGATACTAGTGTAAAAGTCGATCAAGCTGCTGCCGACGCCTATTTAAAGCAAGTAAAAGAATTACAAAACAAGCTTAACTTACCGGATGATCCCAATTTATTGAGTACTCTTTTGAAAATGCCTGATGTTTTAAGCTCGCCAATGGAAGATTTAGACGAAGAAGAATGGTTGGCAATTGAAATAGGATTAAAACAAGCCGCAGTTAAGTTAGATGCTTTTCGTATAAGCGAAGGAGATGTTTTACTTAAAGATTTTTCAAAACGGATTGAATTAATCCGGGAATACTCTGAGGCGGTAGTGCCTTTTGAAGAACCACGAATTGAGCTTTTAAGAACTCGCTTTAAGAAGAACCTATATAGCCTTGCTGAAGAATCGACTTTTGATACTAACCGCTTTGAGCAAGAGCTGATTTATTATATTGAAAAGCTTGATATTACAGAAGAAAAAGTGCGCTTAGCACGTCATTTAGATTATTTTATTGAAACGCTAAACGACGGTGGTACCAATGGAAAAAAACTCAACTTTATAGCTCAAGAAATTGGACGCGAAGTAAATACTATTGGATCAAAAGCCAACAGTGCCGATATTCAAAAGCTTGTGGTAATGATGAAAGATGAACTGGAAAAAATCAAAGAACAACTATCTAATATTTTATAA
- the gmk gene encoding guanylate kinase, translated as MKKRKVFIFSAPSGSGKTTIVRALLDAGLPFSFSISATSRPSRKTETHGRDYYFVSPEEFKQKVENDEFVEWEEVYENVSYGTLKSEIERIFENGKYPIFDVDVVGGLNLKKYFGDDALAVFVQAPSIEIIEERLRNRSTDDEESIQKRLAKSAYEMSFATQFDTIIINDNLNKAIEETKKQIQDFLEK; from the coding sequence ATGAAAAAGCGTAAAGTATTTATTTTTTCGGCTCCATCAGGATCGGGCAAAACAACTATAGTCCGTGCTTTATTAGATGCAGGCTTACCTTTTTCATTTTCTATTTCCGCAACAAGTCGTCCGAGTAGAAAAACAGAAACTCACGGCAGAGATTATTATTTTGTTAGTCCTGAAGAATTTAAACAAAAGGTGGAAAATGATGAGTTTGTCGAGTGGGAAGAAGTGTATGAAAACGTTTCTTACGGGACTTTAAAAAGTGAGATTGAAAGGATTTTTGAAAATGGAAAATACCCAATTTTTGATGTTGATGTTGTTGGCGGTTTAAATCTAAAAAAATATTTTGGTGACGATGCCCTCGCTGTTTTTGTACAAGCTCCTTCAATTGAAATTATTGAAGAGCGACTACGAAATCGCTCCACAGACGATGAAGAAAGTATTCAAAAGCGATTAGCTAAAAGCGCTTACGAAATGAGTTTTGCTACTCAGTTTGATACCATAATTATAAACGACAATCTAAATAAAGCTATTGAAGAAACAAAAAAACAAATTCAGGATTTTTTGGAAAAATGA
- a CDS encoding nicotinate-nucleotide adenylyltransferase, translating to MNTAQHKIGLFFGSYNPIHIGHTAIANYMLEYSDLTEIWFVVSPHNPLKEKKTLLDDYQRLEMVRLAIEDDYRFRASDIEFKLPQPSYTIDTLTYLHEKYPQHQFCLIVGGDNLSNFHKWKNYQSILDYYPLYVYARPGFKKDDFSAQGDIQFFDAPQMEISSSFIRKGIKEGKDLRHFLSPKVWDYLTEMHFYQK from the coding sequence ATGAATACTGCACAACATAAAATAGGTTTGTTTTTTGGAAGTTATAACCCAATACATATTGGACATACCGCCATTGCCAATTATATGCTTGAATATAGCGATTTAACAGAAATCTGGTTTGTAGTTTCGCCTCATAATCCGCTAAAAGAAAAGAAAACCTTGCTTGATGATTACCAACGTTTGGAAATGGTACGTTTGGCTATTGAAGACGATTATCGCTTTCGCGCTTCGGATATTGAGTTTAAATTACCTCAACCTTCCTATACTATTGATACGCTCACGTACTTACACGAAAAATATCCACAGCACCAGTTTTGTTTGATTGTTGGTGGCGATAATTTAAGTAATTTCCATAAGTGGAAAAATTATCAAAGCATTTTAGATTACTATCCGCTTTATGTTTATGCTCGTCCGGGATTTAAAAAAGATGATTTTTCTGCTCAAGGCGATATTCAATTTTTTGATGCACCACAAATGGAAATATCGAGTAGCTTTATTCGTAAAGGAATTAAAGAAGGAAAAGATTTAAGGCATTTTCTATCGCCTAAAGTTTGGGATTATTTAACAGAAATGCATTTTTATCAGAAGTGA
- a CDS encoding 2,3-bisphosphoglycerate-independent phosphoglycerate mutase yields MNKKVVFIIMDGWGEGKKDKADAIFQADTKYIKSLYLPENAAHSHLLTDGENVGLPEGQMGNSEVGHLNIGAGRVVYQDLVKINHAIQDGSIEKNKVITDAFKYAKKNNKNVHFLGLVSDGGVHSSTKHLMKLTDIAKQYDLEDVFIHVLTDGRDTDPRSGAAYVQELEDHLKNSTGKIASVCGRYYTMDRDKRWERIKLGYDLLVNGKGKAVKSAVKAIKDSYTEGKTDEFIEPQVIVDENGNPLTKIANDDVVFCFNFRTDRLREITTVLSQEDMPDYGMKTLPLYYVTLTKYDEKFKNIHLAFTKDDLKNTLGEVMEQQNKKQVRIAETEKYAHVTFFFSGGREKEFKGEKRILIPSPKVATYDLQPAMSAPEVTDAIVKELQANKPDLVVLNFANSDMVGHTGVYSAIIEAVETVDRSVERVAKTARSLGYSVLITADHGNSDNAINTDGSPNTAHSLNPVPIFLLDDNYKEMKDGKLADIAPTILKIMELPIPKEMDGNVLI; encoded by the coding sequence ATGAATAAAAAAGTTGTATTTATTATAATGGATGGCTGGGGCGAAGGTAAAAAAGATAAAGCCGACGCTATTTTTCAAGCCGACACAAAATATATCAAAAGTTTATATCTTCCGGAAAATGCCGCTCATTCTCACCTTTTAACAGATGGAGAAAATGTAGGCTTACCCGAAGGGCAAATGGGTAATTCTGAAGTTGGACACTTAAATATAGGAGCCGGTAGAGTTGTTTATCAAGATTTGGTAAAAATTAATCATGCTATTCAAGATGGCTCTATCGAAAAAAATAAAGTTATAACAGACGCATTTAAATACGCTAAAAAGAACAATAAAAACGTTCATTTTTTAGGTTTGGTTTCTGATGGAGGAGTTCACTCATCAACTAAACATTTGATGAAACTTACAGATATTGCCAAACAATATGATTTAGAAGATGTTTTTATACATGTTTTAACCGACGGAAGAGACACTGATCCAAGAAGTGGTGCTGCTTATGTTCAGGAATTAGAAGATCATTTAAAAAATTCTACGGGAAAAATTGCATCTGTTTGTGGTCGTTATTATACCATGGATAGAGATAAACGTTGGGAACGTATTAAACTTGGATACGATCTTTTAGTAAATGGAAAAGGTAAAGCGGTTAAGTCTGCGGTTAAAGCAATTAAAGATTCTTATACTGAAGGAAAGACCGATGAGTTTATAGAACCCCAAGTAATAGTTGATGAAAATGGAAATCCTCTAACTAAAATTGCTAATGACGATGTAGTGTTTTGTTTTAATTTTCGCACCGATCGTCTTCGCGAAATAACTACCGTACTTAGTCAGGAAGATATGCCTGATTATGGTATGAAAACCTTGCCTTTATATTATGTTACTCTAACAAAGTACGACGAGAAATTTAAAAATATCCATCTTGCTTTTACCAAAGACGATTTAAAAAATACTTTGGGAGAAGTTATGGAACAGCAAAATAAAAAGCAGGTTCGTATTGCCGAAACAGAGAAATATGCTCATGTAACTTTTTTCTTTAGTGGAGGTAGAGAGAAGGAATTTAAAGGTGAAAAAAGGATTTTAATTCCTTCGCCAAAAGTGGCTACTTACGACTTGCAACCTGCTATGAGCGCTCCGGAAGTTACCGATGCTATTGTTAAAGAATTACAAGCTAATAAACCCGATTTAGTAGTGTTGAATTTTGCCAATTCCGATATGGTTGGACATACAGGAGTTTATTCTGCTATTATTGAAGCTGTGGAGACAGTGGATCGTTCGGTAGAGAGAGTCGCCAAAACAGCTCGCAGTTTAGGCTATTCTGTTTTAATTACTGCCGATCACGGAAATTCGGATAATGCTATTAATACCGATGGAAGTCCAAATACGGCTCATTCTCTAAATCCCGTTCCAATATTTCTTTTAGACGATAATTATAAAGAAATGAAAGATGGTAAATTAGCAGATATTGCACCCACTATTTTAAAAATAATGGAGCTGCCAATTCCAAAAGAGATGGATGGTAATGTTCTGATTTAA